From the Leptolyngbya sp. O-77 genome, one window contains:
- a CDS encoding ABC transporter ATP-binding protein, producing the protein MCGSGTGGRSPLEHLYRKSPTFFLLLLSACGDRLYRHAVASCPRFLVHWSIRNIRNSYSARFALDSRSGYWRLLPYLKPHWGTVVRAFCCTLIFTAAWPLLAWLAGRLLRFLVAGDVRSLAQMASIVAGVFLVQKIAQYGQDALMAKAALAIALDLRTRTYAHLQTLSLGYFERAQTGDLSYRLTEDIDRIGEVVNKVFHDFTPCILQLVFVFGYMVYLNWQLTLASLVMVPLMGLLISWFGDRMLKISRRSQNLVSDLSSLLTEVFSGIRLVRAFAAEDYEIRRFAREAERNRRAKYAAAWLKAVQYPVVGFMYAVSVLLLLLLGGWQISRGNLTGEQFGSYVFAVAMLVDPIAHLTDNYNEFKQGQASVDRIFELLDVEPAVYEASNALVLPPVTGKVEYRNVSFAYPQSGVGNQDSASAPSPVLHQLSLLAFPGEAIALVGPSGAGKTTLVNLLPRFYDPQQGQILIDGVDIRTVTLYSLRRQIGIVPQETVLFSGTIAQNIAFGQTDYDQKAVVEAAKIANAHAFISQFPDGYDSWVGERGVNLSGGQRQRIAIARAVLLDPRILILDEATSALDSESEALVQEALERLMQGRTVFIIAHRLATVRRADRILVLEQGRVVESGTHTELLAQDGRYAQFYAQQFA; encoded by the coding sequence ATGTGTGGATCTGGAACTGGGGGGCGATCGCCCTTAGAACATCTCTACCGAAAGTCTCCAACATTTTTCCTTTTGCTGCTGTCAGCCTGCGGCGATCGCCTCTACCGCCACGCCGTTGCTTCCTGCCCCCGGTTTCTGGTTCATTGGAGTATTCGGAATATTCGGAATAGTTATTCGGCTAGGTTTGCATTGGATTCTCGGTCTGGCTATTGGCGACTGCTGCCCTATCTCAAACCCCACTGGGGAACTGTGGTGCGGGCGTTTTGCTGCACGCTCATCTTTACGGCGGCCTGGCCGCTGCTGGCATGGCTGGCGGGGCGGCTGCTGCGCTTTTTGGTCGCGGGAGACGTGCGATCGCTGGCGCAGATGGCAAGCATCGTGGCGGGCGTGTTTTTGGTGCAAAAAATTGCCCAGTACGGGCAGGACGCGCTGATGGCCAAAGCTGCACTGGCGATCGCCCTCGACCTCCGCACGCGCACCTACGCCCACCTGCAAACCCTCAGCCTCGGCTATTTTGAGCGGGCCCAAACAGGCGACCTGTCCTATCGCCTCACGGAAGACATCGACCGCATCGGCGAAGTGGTGAATAAAGTGTTTCACGACTTTACGCCCTGCATCTTGCAGCTTGTTTTCGTGTTCGGCTACATGGTCTATCTCAACTGGCAGTTGACCCTGGCCAGCCTCGTAATGGTGCCGCTGATGGGGCTGCTGATTAGCTGGTTTGGCGATCGCATGTTGAAGATTTCGCGCCGCAGCCAGAACCTTGTCTCCGACCTGTCCTCGCTCCTCACCGAAGTCTTTAGCGGCATCCGCCTAGTGCGGGCTTTTGCTGCCGAGGATTACGAAATTCGCCGCTTTGCCCGCGAAGCCGAGCGCAATCGCCGAGCAAAATATGCCGCCGCCTGGCTCAAGGCAGTGCAGTATCCCGTGGTGGGCTTTATGTATGCCGTTAGCGTGCTGCTGCTGCTGCTGCTCGGCGGTTGGCAAATTTCGCGGGGCAACCTGACGGGCGAACAGTTTGGCAGCTACGTCTTTGCAGTGGCAATGCTGGTAGACCCGATCGCCCACCTCACGGATAATTACAACGAGTTCAAGCAGGGGCAAGCCTCGGTCGATCGCATTTTTGAACTGCTGGACGTGGAACCCGCCGTCTATGAAGCCTCAAATGCCCTTGTTCTGCCGCCTGTCACAGGCAAAGTGGAATACCGCAACGTCAGCTTTGCCTATCCCCAGTCAGGGGTTGGGAACCAGGATTCTGCTTCCGCTCCATCACCCGTCCTCCACCAACTCAGCCTGCTGGCCTTCCCTGGCGAGGCGATCGCCCTAGTCGGCCCCTCCGGCGCAGGCAAGACGACGCTGGTGAACCTATTGCCACGCTTTTATGACCCGCAGCAGGGGCAAATTTTGATCGACGGCGTGGATATCCGCACCGTAACGCTGTATAGCCTGCGGCGGCAAATCGGCATTGTGCCTCAGGAAACGGTGCTGTTTTCTGGTACAATCGCCCAAAACATCGCCTTTGGGCAAACAGACTATGACCAGAAAGCGGTGGTCGAAGCCGCAAAAATCGCCAACGCCCACGCCTTTATCTCCCAATTTCCCGATGGCTATGACTCGTGGGTGGGTGAGCGCGGCGTAAACCTGTCGGGCGGGCAGCGCCAGCGAATTGCGATCGCCCGGGCCGTGCTGCTCGATCCGCGCATTCTGATTTTGGATGAGGCGACTTCGGCACTGGATTCAGAGTCGGAAGCGCTGGTGCAGGAGGCGCTGGAGCGGCTGATGCAGGGGCGCACGGTGTTCATCATTGCCCATCGGCTAGCCACCGTCCGCCGCGCCGATCGCATCCTCGTGCTAGAACAGGGGCGCGTGGTGGAATCTGGCACGCATACAGAACTCTTGGCCCAAGACGGACGCTATGCCCAGTTCTATGCCCAGCAGTTTGCATAG